A single genomic interval of Haloterrigena salifodinae harbors:
- a CDS encoding manganese catalase family protein — protein MFFQEPELQYEVTVEEPDPHFAKLLQQAIGGQEGEMRVAMQYMFQAWALPEGYEEYRNLLMETAAEELGHIEMLATAVTKNLRGSAKQMSDEAEETAATAAAMTGQNPRQFLSAGESAMPVDSNGVPFTGNYIVASGNLAGDLYANVMSEATGRTLATRLYEYTDDPGMKDMLAYLIARDTMHQNQWLEALESLDDPVPVPASFPQEQENQEYNYAFMSTRREQQPDPGYPWTQGEAPDGKGQFSYLPEQPGDGEVIAPQPSPMTNDTPSRPDDAAAGDSNATGISETTDSKPSDGNATDSNQ, from the coding sequence ATGTTCTTCCAAGAACCGGAGCTCCAGTACGAGGTTACCGTCGAAGAACCGGATCCGCACTTCGCGAAGCTTCTCCAGCAGGCGATCGGCGGACAGGAAGGGGAGATGCGCGTCGCGATGCAGTACATGTTCCAGGCCTGGGCGCTCCCCGAAGGCTACGAGGAGTATCGGAACCTCCTGATGGAGACCGCGGCGGAGGAACTGGGTCACATCGAGATGCTCGCCACCGCGGTCACCAAGAATCTCCGCGGCTCGGCCAAGCAGATGAGCGACGAGGCCGAGGAGACCGCGGCGACGGCCGCGGCGATGACCGGGCAAAACCCCCGCCAGTTCCTCTCGGCCGGCGAGTCGGCGATGCCCGTCGACAGCAACGGCGTCCCCTTCACCGGCAACTACATCGTCGCGTCGGGTAACCTCGCGGGCGACCTCTACGCGAACGTGATGTCCGAGGCGACCGGGCGCACGCTCGCGACCCGACTCTACGAGTACACCGACGATCCCGGCATGAAGGACATGCTCGCCTATCTCATCGCCCGGGACACCATGCACCAGAACCAGTGGCTCGAGGCCCTCGAGTCCCTCGACGATCCGGTGCCGGTGCCCGCGAGTTTCCCGCAGGAACAGGAAAACCAGGAGTACAACTACGCGTTCATGTCGACCCGACGCGAACAGCAGCCCGACCCCGGCTACCCGTGGACCCAGGGCGAGGCGCCGGACGGGAAGGGACAGTTCTCCTATCTCCCCGAGCAGCCGGGCGACGGGGAGGTCATCGCCCCGCAGCCGAGTCCGATGACGAACGACACGCCGAGCCGACCCGACGACGCCGCCGCCGGCGATTCGAACGCGACCGGAATCTCGGAGACGACCGACTCGAAGCCCTCCGACGGGAACGCGACCGACTCGAACCAGTAA
- a CDS encoding cytochrome c oxidase subunit 3, whose translation MDRRTDASGSDDDTAFETAPVRTDGGGHGVSSDGATAGHDPDGPVGPDSPHQPDIDHDEHEHRSRWPLVAAVGAGGLYGGAAIAILGNETGLLPPLVGVALAVVGTIVLLAGIAGWVDEVFLAPAREGAVGGSSRESYVWTTLLFLTTDVSTFGALFIYYFFVRVGAWPPEELPALLGSLVIVNTAILLASSVTFHYAHEALEEGNRRRFLGLLGTTLVLGIVFLGGQVYEYYEFVVHEGFSITSGVFGTAFYGLTGLHGFHVALGVGGIAVLCWRALRGHYGPDQDTSVATVSLYWHFVDFVWVFLVLVLYVGATV comes from the coding sequence ATGGATCGACGCACCGACGCGAGCGGTTCGGACGACGACACGGCGTTCGAGACGGCTCCGGTTCGAACCGACGGCGGCGGCCACGGCGTCTCGAGCGACGGCGCGACGGCCGGGCACGATCCGGACGGGCCCGTCGGCCCCGATAGCCCTCATCAACCCGACATCGATCACGACGAGCACGAACACCGCAGTCGCTGGCCGCTCGTCGCCGCCGTCGGCGCCGGTGGGCTCTACGGCGGCGCCGCGATCGCGATTCTCGGGAACGAAACGGGCCTGCTGCCGCCGCTCGTGGGCGTCGCCCTCGCCGTCGTCGGGACGATCGTCCTGCTGGCCGGCATCGCCGGCTGGGTCGACGAGGTTTTTCTCGCGCCCGCGAGAGAGGGGGCCGTCGGCGGGTCGTCTCGAGAGTCGTATGTCTGGACGACGTTGCTCTTTCTGACGACCGACGTCTCGACGTTCGGCGCGCTGTTCATCTACTACTTTTTCGTCAGAGTCGGCGCGTGGCCGCCAGAAGAACTGCCGGCGCTGCTGGGATCGCTCGTGATCGTCAACACCGCGATCCTACTCGCCAGCAGCGTCACGTTCCACTACGCGCACGAAGCGCTCGAGGAGGGGAACCGGCGCCGTTTCCTCGGACTGCTCGGGACGACGTTGGTACTCGGGATCGTCTTCCTCGGCGGTCAGGTCTACGAGTACTACGAGTTCGTCGTCCACGAGGGGTTCTCGATCACTAGCGGCGTCTTCGGGACCGCCTTCTACGGCCTGACCGGGCTCCACGGCTTTCACGTCGCGCTCGGCGTCGGCGGGATCGCCGTGTTGTGCTGGCGCGCGCTCCGCGGTCACTACGGCCCCGATCAGGACACCTCCGTCGCGACCGTCTCGCTGTACTGGCACTTCGTCGATTTCGTCTGGGTGTTCCTCGTGCTCGTCCTCTACGTGGGCGCGACCGTTTGA
- a CDS encoding NAD(P)/FAD-dependent oxidoreductase, whose translation MERVDVAIVGGGPAGASAAERAAAHGAETVLFEQGVPREDRDGLGPDSTDAAGMLDYWIDIMEFDYREIPDDVILRELEATEFVGPSTSVELTNTGMDASYPNFGYTFHRARMDDWLYERAEDAGADLRVGTGVKNLDTDLRASSPKGPTHTLTLSNGDELEAQYVVLADGPQRRITLDALDQFTAPGRSVSDYLSPPEANHIAYQEYRDFPPELFEEFEDTLKFWWGYMPGETAYPWVFPNDGTVARVGLTMPIGMELEDVENPAAYALLEHDDDKLPSGAEYIRRLLEREYGDEYDIETDIPRVEDRGKSKGTETYPISSTRPIESPVGANIAVAGGAMGTTSAFHEGGYHVAVRTGKIAGRLAGTDSLANYNDVWKQAIGDEILRNVSFADIVREYEPADWDRTFEIVNRMQGGDGEGLVSRGYSAGIGASKVLLEYKRRKFTYRDGGYVQLREDEYFY comes from the coding sequence ATGGAACGCGTAGATGTCGCGATCGTCGGTGGCGGACCCGCGGGGGCGTCCGCGGCCGAGCGGGCCGCCGCCCACGGCGCCGAGACCGTTCTCTTCGAACAAGGCGTCCCGCGGGAGGACCGCGACGGCCTCGGGCCCGACTCGACCGACGCCGCCGGGATGCTCGACTACTGGATCGATATCATGGAGTTCGACTACCGGGAGATTCCCGACGACGTCATCTTACGGGAACTCGAGGCGACCGAGTTCGTCGGCCCCTCGACGTCGGTCGAACTGACGAATACGGGGATGGACGCCAGCTACCCCAACTTCGGCTACACCTTCCACCGCGCGCGCATGGACGACTGGCTCTACGAGCGCGCCGAAGACGCCGGCGCCGACCTCCGCGTCGGGACGGGCGTCAAGAACCTCGATACTGACCTCCGCGCCTCGAGCCCGAAGGGGCCAACCCACACGCTGACCCTCTCGAACGGTGACGAACTCGAGGCCCAGTACGTCGTCCTTGCGGACGGCCCCCAGCGCCGGATCACCCTCGACGCGCTCGACCAGTTCACCGCGCCCGGCCGCAGCGTCTCCGACTACCTCTCGCCGCCGGAGGCAAACCACATCGCCTACCAAGAGTATCGAGACTTCCCCCCCGAACTGTTCGAGGAGTTCGAGGACACCCTCAAGTTCTGGTGGGGGTACATGCCCGGCGAGACCGCCTACCCGTGGGTCTTCCCCAACGACGGCACGGTCGCCCGCGTCGGGCTGACCATGCCCATCGGGATGGAACTCGAGGACGTCGAAAACCCCGCCGCCTACGCCTTGCTCGAGCACGACGACGACAAGCTCCCCTCGGGCGCGGAGTACATCCGGCGCCTGCTCGAGCGCGAGTACGGCGACGAGTACGACATCGAGACGGACATCCCGCGCGTCGAGGACCGCGGGAAGTCGAAGGGGACCGAGACGTACCCCATCTCCTCGACGCGACCGATCGAGTCGCCCGTCGGCGCCAACATCGCCGTCGCCGGCGGCGCGATGGGGACCACCTCGGCCTTCCACGAAGGCGGCTACCACGTCGCCGTCCGCACCGGGAAGATCGCCGGCCGGCTCGCCGGAACCGACTCGCTTGCGAACTACAACGACGTCTGGAAGCAGGCCATCGGCGACGAGATCCTTCGTAACGTCTCCTTCGCCGACATCGTCAGGGAGTACGAACCCGCCGACTGGGACCGCACGTTCGAGATCGTCAACCGGATGCAGGGCGGCGACGGCGAGGGCCTGGTCAGCCGCGGCTACTCCGCCGGAATCGGCGCTTCGAAGGTTCTCCTCGAGTACAAGCGCCGAAAGTTCACCTACCGCGACGGCGGCTACGTCCAGTTGCGCGAGGACGAGTACTTCTACTGA
- a CDS encoding type II/IV secretion system ATPase subunit — translation MAWQIDPGDFDETSLSSDLEEQMDRHPHLEEHVTAFHDRTNVYPRYIDEPEDHHNTTVDHPNYCWQIDDLVFAHVYGSTDQDPIYYAIEPSLSYDEVTLFREVKNRVLNKNVTDPGDVDREDIEEVLEPVVSVTTEAPPEERSAVDGFLGRLRGALSRRPISVDQRTYERLRYQFRRDVLGLGPLEPVLLDDSNEDIHVLAHDNLHVYNDVFGLVRTDIDFGSEYEYEHFLRSMGERIGDPLSDADPITDGTLPDGSRFNVVFSNDVSVKGPSMTIRQQDEIPLTMTAITRGGTFSPTAAAYLWLAMENETSAIVAGETASGKTTTLNALTSFIPDDAKIFTAEDTAEVIPPHDTWQQLLTREGTSNEVDLFDLVAAALRSRPDCIIIGEARGEEVRMAFQAIQTGHPVMMTFHAGNIKSLVQRLKGNPINVPYSHLDNLDLVIFQNFIQSDDYRRCTSIYEIDKFSSELGGLVTNKVFEWDPVDDQLEFTGMNNSVLLEDKIATLHGYEDTRDIYDDLEYRRRIIEKMVYKNVVDYEEFNRIISEFQQDGHASLPFHVEKPESIT, via the coding sequence ATGGCCTGGCAAATCGATCCCGGCGACTTCGACGAAACGAGTCTCTCGAGCGACCTTGAGGAGCAGATGGATCGCCATCCGCACCTCGAGGAACACGTCACCGCGTTTCACGACCGAACGAACGTCTACCCGCGGTACATCGACGAACCGGAGGACCACCACAACACGACGGTCGACCACCCCAACTACTGCTGGCAGATCGATGATCTCGTCTTCGCCCACGTGTACGGGTCGACCGATCAGGACCCGATCTACTACGCGATCGAACCCTCCCTGAGTTACGACGAGGTCACGCTGTTCCGGGAGGTGAAAAACCGGGTGCTAAACAAGAACGTGACCGATCCCGGCGACGTGGACCGCGAGGACATCGAAGAGGTCCTCGAGCCGGTGGTTTCGGTGACGACGGAGGCGCCGCCGGAGGAGCGGTCGGCCGTCGACGGCTTCCTCGGTCGGCTCCGCGGCGCGCTCTCTCGGCGGCCGATCTCGGTCGACCAGCGGACCTACGAGCGACTGCGGTATCAGTTCCGGCGGGACGTGCTCGGTCTGGGGCCCCTCGAGCCGGTCTTGCTCGACGATAGTAACGAGGACATCCACGTACTCGCCCACGATAACCTCCACGTCTACAACGACGTCTTCGGCCTGGTTCGGACGGACATCGACTTCGGATCGGAGTACGAGTACGAGCACTTCCTGCGGTCGATGGGCGAACGGATCGGCGACCCGCTCTCCGACGCCGACCCGATCACGGACGGAACCCTCCCCGACGGCTCCCGATTCAACGTCGTGTTCAGCAACGACGTCTCAGTAAAGGGGCCGTCGATGACGATCCGCCAGCAGGACGAAATCCCGCTGACGATGACGGCGATTACCCGCGGCGGAACCTTCTCGCCGACGGCCGCAGCGTACCTCTGGCTGGCGATGGAAAACGAGACCAGCGCCATCGTCGCCGGGGAGACCGCGTCGGGGAAGACGACGACGCTCAACGCGTTGACGTCGTTCATCCCGGACGACGCGAAGATTTTCACGGCCGAGGACACCGCCGAGGTCATCCCGCCCCACGACACCTGGCAACAGCTCCTCACGCGGGAGGGGACCAGCAACGAGGTCGACCTCTTCGACCTCGTCGCCGCCGCGCTTCGCTCGCGGCCCGACTGCATCATCATCGGCGAGGCCCGCGGCGAGGAGGTTCGAATGGCCTTCCAGGCGATCCAAACGGGCCACCCCGTGATGATGACCTTCCACGCCGGCAACATCAAGAGCTTAGTCCAGCGGCTGAAGGGCAACCCGATCAACGTTCCCTACTCCCACCTGGACAATCTCGACCTCGTGATCTTTCAAAACTTCATCCAGAGCGACGACTACCGGCGCTGTACGAGCATTTACGAAATCGACAAGTTCTCGAGCGAACTCGGCGGACTGGTCACGAACAAGGTCTTCGAGTGGGATCCCGTCGACGACCAACTGGAGTTTACCGGCATGAACAACTCGGTGCTCTTGGAGGACAAGATCGCGACGCTGCACGGCTACGAGGATACGCGCGACATCTACGACGACCTCGAGTATCGGCGCCGGATCATCGAGAAGATGGTCTACAAGAACGTCGTCGACTACGAGGAGTTCAACCGAATCATCTCCGAGTTTCAACAGGACGGTCACGCCAGTCTCCCCTTCCACGTCGAGAAACCGGAATCGATCACGTGA
- a CDS encoding chemotaxis protein CheD gives MSDDANDEDGGITIYGADDGADDEGDDADDLGISVYTPATDDDEDDGDDDEVEVPVYGESADDSSADEDSDADGDNGDGDDDDFEIPVFGDSDDPEPTADPISVGVAEYAITDEGRPLRTSGLGSCLGLVVHDDVRGVSGLLHFMLPRAAESNGQNHSDAKFADTGIAAMLSAFVATGGDLSSASAKLAGGATMVDFDRVDTPIGSRNVEAARRELSDNGVEVVAEDTGGDAGRSLRYDPQTDELRVTGANGTERTL, from the coding sequence ATGAGCGACGACGCGAACGACGAGGACGGCGGGATCACCATCTACGGCGCCGACGACGGGGCTGACGACGAGGGCGACGACGCCGACGACCTCGGAATCAGCGTCTACACGCCGGCGACCGACGACGACGAGGACGACGGCGACGATGACGAGGTCGAGGTCCCCGTCTACGGCGAGTCGGCGGACGACTCGAGCGCGGACGAGGACAGCGACGCCGATGGCGACAACGGCGACGGTGATGACGACGACTTCGAAATTCCGGTCTTCGGCGACTCCGACGACCCGGAGCCGACGGCAGACCCCATCTCGGTCGGCGTCGCGGAGTACGCGATCACCGACGAGGGGCGACCGCTGCGGACGAGCGGACTCGGCTCCTGTCTCGGTCTCGTCGTCCACGACGACGTCCGGGGCGTCAGCGGCCTCTTACACTTCATGCTCCCGCGGGCCGCGGAATCGAACGGGCAAAACCACAGCGACGCGAAGTTCGCCGACACGGGGATCGCCGCGATGCTCTCGGCGTTCGTCGCGACCGGCGGCGACCTCTCGTCGGCCTCGGCTAAGCTCGCCGGCGGCGCGACGATGGTCGACTTCGATCGGGTCGACACCCCGATCGGCAGCCGAAATGTTGAGGCGGCCCGGCGCGAACTGTCCGACAACGGCGTCGAGGTCGTCGCCGAGGATACCGGCGGCGACGCGGGACGATCACTGCGGTACGATCCGCAGACCGACGAACTCCGCGTGACCGGCGCGAACGGCACCGAGCGAACACTGTGA